One stretch of Glycine soja cultivar W05 chromosome 7, ASM419377v2, whole genome shotgun sequence DNA includes these proteins:
- the LOC114420365 gene encoding uncharacterized protein LOC114420365: MHANKEEPSRTHSPRCNTGLKQAIGPINRGPDGDPQQAPSATTSGKSISLFNHTNRGCHICDGTHEPRQCITQEDSSREVNYMGAQNRHRFLGYNQGGLSGFKQGRNFTQGLSWRNHLRNQFKKEQRSQLVQNSNQGVDLYEKTSKLEETLNQFMQISMPNYRTTKSSMKNLEIQVGQLAKEMVERHTSSFGVDTEKNPKEECRVVLTRSKRRVQEEEEEKAEGDQSEEGRADKEEEKEEEEEKREEEVEKKVLTSKTKRAGDNHAIWGNLAVDVALHQFMKDILTKKGKYIDNESIVVEGNYSMVIQRKLPKKFKDPESVTISCTIGNESVGKVLIDLGANINLMPLSMCRRIGNLEIDLTKMTLQLANRSITRPYRVVEDVLVKVHYFTFLVDFVIMDIEKDTKIPLILGRPFMLTANCMVDMGNGNMEMSIDDQKVTFNLFEAIKYPEEDRRCFKVEEVDKEDVKGTNFEELKSESPFEKTKVELKILPNHLKYVFLEENETKPVVISNELTAKEENMLVDVLKRHKEAIGWHISDLKGISPAYCMHKIMMEEDYRPIRQP; encoded by the exons ATGCACGCCAACAAAGAGGAGCCTTCTAGAACTCATAGCCCAAGATGCAACACTGGCCTAAAACAAGCTATTGGCCCGATAAACAGAGGCCCTGACGGAGACCCTCAACAAGCTCCCTCAGCAACTACAAGCGGTAAGTCCATCTCACTCTTCAATCATACAAATAGAGGATGCCACATTTGCGATGGAACACATGAGCCAAGGCAATGCATAACCCAAGAGGATTCTTCCAGGGAGGTGAACTACATGGGAGCTCAGAATCGCCACAGATTCCTAGGGTACAACCAAGGAGGACTGTCGGGATTCAAACAAGGGAGGAATTTTACACAGGGCTTAAGCTGGAGGAATCATCTAAGGAACCAATTCAAGAAGGAGCAAAGAAGTCAACTTGTCCAGAATTCCAACCAAGGGGTCGATCTTTATGAGAAGACTAGTAAGCTTGAGGAGACACTAAATCAATTCATGCAGATATCCATGCCCAACTATAGGACCACAAAGTCATCCATGAAGAACTTGGAGATACAAGTGGGACAATTAGCCAAAGAAATGGTTGAAAGACACACTAGCAGCTTTGGAGTCGACACGGAGAAGAACCCAAAGGAGGAATGCAGGGTAGTGTTAACTAGAAGCAAGAGGAGagtgcaagaagaagaagaagagaaagctGAAGGGGACCAATCTGAGGAAGGAAGGGCAgacaaagaagaagagaaggaggaagaagaagagaaaagggaagaagaagTGGAGAAGAAGGTATTAACCTCTAAGACTAAAA GGGCTGGAGATAACCATGCCATTTGGGGAAACCTTGCAGTAGATGTTGCTCTACACCAATTCATGAAGGACATCCTCACCAAGAAGGGGAAGTACATTGATAATGAAAGCATTGTGGTGGAAGGCAACTACAGTATGGTGATACAGAGGAAGCTGCCCAAGAAATTTAAAGACCCCGAGAGCGTGACAATCTCTTGCACCATAGGGAACGAATCAGTAGGGAAGGTCCTCATTGACTTAGGGGCAAACATCAACTTGATGCCCCTATCAATGTGTAGAAGAATTGGAAACCTGGAGATAGACCTTACCAAGATGACACTCCAGCTCGCAAATCGATCAATCACTAGACCGTACAGGGTAGTAGAAGATGTCCTCGTCAAAGTCCACTACTTTACCTTTCTGGTAGATTTTGTCATCATGGACATAGAAAAAGATACAAAGATTCCTCTTATCTTAGGCAGACCCTTCATGCTAACTGCCAACTGCATGGTAGATATGGGGAATGGTAATATGGAAATGAGCATTGATGACCAAAAGGTAACCTTCAACCTTTTCGAAGCAATTAAATACCCAGAGGAAGATAGGAGGTGCTTCAAGGTGGAGGAGGTCGATAAAGAAGATGTCA AGGGGACCAATTTTGAAGAATTGAAAAGCGAGAGTCCATTCGAGAAGACCAAGGTGGAGCTGAAGATCCTACCCAACCACCTAAAGTATGTGTTCTTAGAGGAGAACGAGACCAAGCCTGTGGTGATCAGCAATGAGCTAACAGCAAAGGAAGAGAACATGTTGGTGGATGTCCTCAAAAGACACAAGGAGGCAATAGGGTGGCACATATCTGATCTAAAAGGAATCAGCCCTGCCTACTGTATGCACAAGATAATGATGGAAGAAGACTATAGACCAATCAGACAGCCCTAG